A genomic window from Sphingobacterium spiritivorum includes:
- the pstC gene encoding phosphate ABC transporter permease subunit PstC codes for MLINRILKDKIIQKSTLVLLIASISVVALIGIGLAVKSVPLFESTSVVSLLTQKVWSPMKGFFGFLPFIMGTLSVTIIAVLVAAPLCILTAVYLTEYAGKSLRNMMLPLVNVLAAIPPVLYGVWGVLFIVPAVQDYIAPIFGVTTSGYTVLSGGLVLAVMIFPIMISIMVEVLQTIPYELKSASMSLGATKWETIQKVVLIKAKPGIFAATVLAVSRAFGETVAVLMVCGNVPKIPTSIFDAGYPIPALIANNFGEMMSIPLYDSALMFAALLLFVIIFGFNLISRLILNKLEGKYNG; via the coding sequence ATGCTTATTAATAGAATACTTAAAGATAAAATAATACAAAAATCCACATTAGTACTGCTCATAGCCTCTATCTCTGTAGTAGCACTTATTGGTATCGGATTGGCTGTTAAATCTGTACCGCTGTTTGAATCGACCAGCGTTGTCTCTCTCCTGACGCAGAAAGTATGGTCTCCGATGAAAGGTTTTTTTGGTTTTTTACCTTTTATTATGGGGACATTATCCGTCACCATTATTGCGGTACTTGTGGCTGCTCCTCTGTGTATTCTGACAGCAGTATACCTTACGGAATACGCCGGCAAATCATTGAGAAATATGATGCTGCCTCTGGTAAATGTTCTTGCAGCCATTCCTCCTGTGCTGTACGGAGTATGGGGCGTGCTCTTTATCGTTCCCGCGGTACAGGATTATATTGCCCCAATATTCGGTGTCACGACTTCCGGCTATACCGTATTGTCCGGCGGGCTGGTACTGGCAGTCATGATCTTTCCGATCATGATCAGTATAATGGTGGAAGTCCTGCAGACTATACCTTATGAGTTGAAATCTGCATCCATGTCTTTAGGCGCAACGAAATGGGAAACCATCCAAAAGGTCGTATTAATAAAAGCGAAGCCCGGTATTTTTGCAGCCACAGTACTGGCTGTCTCCAGGGCTTTCGGCGAAACAGTCGCTGTACTCATGGTGTGCGGAAATGTACCCAAAATACCCACATCCATATTCGACGCCGGATACCCTATACCTGCGCTGATCGCCAATAACTTTGGAGAGATGATGTCTATTCCGTTATACGACTCCGCTCTGATGTTTGCCGCCTTACTATTATTTGTAATTATTTTTGGGTTCAATCTGATATCAAGACTGATCCTCAACAAACTGGAGGGAAAATACAATGGCTAA
- a CDS encoding PstA family ABC transporter permease: MANVKTRLFKEQVAKTLMRLSGMAVTGSLFFILGTILYKGLPYISWDMITQVPKGGFYIGKEGGILNAILGSLYLAGAATLLSTLIGIPIAIYLNIYVRSGSKLAQLSKLLFDVLFGIPSIVYGAVAFSLMVWLGIRASLLGGIITITLLTIPIVVRTVDELIKTIPGDLKHVTLSLGTTRWEVAKIFIRYIRPGILTAILLAFGRSIGDVAGVLLTTGFSDNLPKYIDEPAATLPLAIFFQLSSPIPEVQGRAYASALILSLIILIIVLCTHILQSKQKKHKI; the protein is encoded by the coding sequence ATGGCTAATGTAAAAACCAGATTATTCAAAGAGCAGGTTGCAAAGACTCTTATGCGTCTTTCCGGAATGGCCGTCACAGGTTCGCTATTCTTTATTCTGGGAACGATATTATACAAAGGCTTGCCTTATATCTCGTGGGATATGATTACTCAGGTACCAAAAGGCGGCTTTTATATTGGCAAGGAAGGTGGAATTCTGAATGCAATACTGGGCTCACTTTATCTGGCCGGTGCAGCGACCCTGCTATCTACACTTATCGGCATTCCTATTGCCATTTATCTGAATATATATGTCCGTAGCGGTTCAAAACTGGCGCAACTGTCCAAATTACTATTTGATGTATTATTCGGAATCCCATCCATTGTGTACGGAGCAGTAGCCTTTAGCCTGATGGTGTGGCTTGGCATTCGCGCTTCTCTGCTGGGCGGAATTATTACGATTACATTGCTGACTATTCCTATAGTCGTCCGCACTGTGGATGAACTTATCAAAACAATTCCCGGAGACCTGAAACATGTCACCTTGTCACTGGGCACGACACGCTGGGAGGTAGCAAAAATATTTATCCGCTACATCAGACCCGGAATACTGACCGCTATTTTATTAGCCTTCGGACGCTCCATCGGAGATGTAGCAGGCGTACTCTTAACAACAGGCTTCAGCGACAATCTGCCTAAATATATTGACGAACCTGCGGCAACACTTCCGCTGGCTATATTTTTTCAATTGAGCAGTCCCATTCCTGAAGTTCAGGGACGGGCATATGCCTCTGCGCTTATTTTATCATTGATCATCTTAATCATCGTGTTATGCACTCATATCCTTCAATCGAAACAGAAGAAACACAAAATATAA
- a CDS encoding phosphate ABC transporter ATP-binding protein, translating into MHSYPSIETEETQNITTLSRPHLEIKDLNVYIEGNHILKNINLALPNNSVTSIIGPSGCGKTTLLKTLNRLLDDIEGVDITGSVLVNGEDIYAKGAEVTHIRKKMGLLSQRPFPLPMSIFDNIAYGPRIHGTRDRKKLKLIVETQLRNVGLWEEVKDRLDQSATRLSIGQQQRLCLARGLAVEPEIILGDESTSALDPVSTQTIENLLIDLKKDYTIVLVTHILRQARRVSDYIAFVYNGEILEFGKTEQVLLHPKHEVTQQYVKGFIS; encoded by the coding sequence ATGCACTCATATCCTTCAATCGAAACAGAAGAAACACAAAATATAACAACCTTGAGTCGTCCTCATCTGGAAATCAAAGACCTCAATGTGTACATAGAGGGCAATCATATTCTGAAGAATATCAACCTGGCTTTGCCCAATAATTCCGTGACTTCGATTATCGGACCTTCCGGCTGTGGCAAAACCACACTTCTGAAGACATTAAACAGATTACTGGATGATATTGAAGGTGTGGATATAACCGGTTCTGTACTGGTCAACGGTGAAGACATCTATGCAAAAGGAGCTGAAGTAACCCATATACGCAAAAAAATGGGATTGCTTTCGCAGCGCCCATTTCCGTTGCCGATGTCTATTTTTGATAATATCGCTTACGGTCCGCGCATACACGGAACCAGAGACCGTAAAAAGCTAAAACTTATCGTAGAGACACAATTGCGTAATGTAGGGCTATGGGAAGAGGTCAAAGACCGGCTGGATCAATCTGCCACACGACTCTCTATAGGTCAGCAACAACGTCTCTGCCTTGCCCGCGGACTGGCGGTGGAGCCCGAAATTATTCTCGGAGATGAATCTACATCTGCTCTTGACCCTGTATCTACCCAAACTATTGAGAACTTACTGATTGATCTCAAAAAAGATTATACGATCGTGCTCGTAACTCATATCCTCAGACAGGCCCGACGTGTGTCTGATTATATCGCATTTGTGTATAATGGGGAAATTCTGGAATTCGGAAAAACCGAACAGGTACTTCTGCATCCTAAACATGAAGTGACACAGCAATATGTAAAAGGTTTTATCTCTTAG
- a CDS encoding GLPGLI family protein — MVNRLVFLVLLSCFLMVQYAQAQYAYFPENGTITYERKFHLHNYVKNQLKKSQNTGGYSGIYFDGLLKNSPAELITKNTLSFNTTETFFENVKEEFPANQRYLLQNQEYYNDTKTYCNFKTDTFKKLLSFGEDELQLADSIAEIKWKFTDEYRNILGYDCRRVNGIMQDSVYIVAFYTPQIPVSGGPELINGLPGMILGVAIPSYNLNYFATKVELSQVAVPASVTKNKKAVPQSKAEISKKLKELMKWMSNKDLQRLFL; from the coding sequence ATGGTCAATAGATTGGTATTCCTTGTTTTGCTTTCCTGCTTTTTAATGGTGCAATATGCGCAGGCACAATATGCTTATTTCCCTGAAAACGGAACCATTACCTACGAACGTAAGTTTCATCTGCATAATTATGTCAAGAATCAGCTCAAAAAATCTCAAAATACGGGTGGATATTCGGGTATCTATTTTGATGGTTTATTGAAAAATTCACCTGCTGAGCTGATTACAAAAAATACACTGAGTTTTAATACTACTGAAACATTTTTTGAAAATGTTAAAGAGGAGTTTCCTGCAAACCAACGCTATCTCTTGCAAAATCAGGAATATTACAATGACACGAAAACATATTGTAATTTCAAGACCGATACTTTTAAAAAATTACTGTCCTTCGGCGAAGATGAGTTGCAACTGGCAGACAGTATAGCTGAGATTAAATGGAAGTTTACTGATGAATACCGTAATATTCTGGGATACGACTGCAGGCGGGTGAACGGAATAATGCAGGACTCTGTATATATCGTTGCTTTTTATACCCCTCAGATTCCTGTATCAGGAGGTCCGGAGTTGATAAATGGTTTGCCGGGAATGATACTTGGAGTCGCTATTCCATCCTATAATCTCAATTATTTTGCTACTAAAGTAGAATTAAGTCAGGTGGCTGTACCTGCAAGCGTAACAAAAAACAAAAAAGCAGTACCTCAATCAAAGGCTGAGATTTCAAAGAAATTAAAAGAATTAATGAAATGGATGAGCAATAAAGATCTGCAACGGCTCTTTCTATAG
- a CDS encoding outer membrane beta-barrel protein, with product MKKILFLLCFTVSCLTHLYAQLNPKITGEVIDIKDKAKLEKASVVLLRSRDSVMQSFDRTGENGKFSITPKDTGEYLLIINYPQYADFVKKIHIQDQPIDIGPVNMSKTAILLEEAQVTGRIPVVIKGDTIEYDAASFKVEEGSKVEELLKVLPGITMNADGSITAQGKTVKKVLLDGEEFFGDDPTLITKNIRSDMVSKVQVYEKKSEMATRTGVDDGERTQTIDIRLKEESKKGMFGELKGGAGLEKYYSGSLAVNKFKGAQKIGFFGVTGNEGTVGLGYFSNQKFGVGGSDESSFEGGGIVIRAGGGDEGFNGEYAGGGIPKAINSGITFSDKTSNNKHKINSNYKYSRLQVDNTNTTFSRDELPGFSKIENNKDKTSNLNNGHQAGLRYDLELDSSSNITFNLGYRLNKTENTSFSEGLEQTLDYEPINRTEGRSFNTNTNENADLSAYYTKKFKKPKRALTLRIAGNVTIQKAQNQYFSSVEYVNLDSLDVIDQFKRNTVNNDQLTSSFNYSEPLSKSVTANVGYEYAWFQSKTLEQSFNKDPLTEDYTDLDESVLNDLTYRNYRNTGNLGFNYIADKLIININNRLTSSANVRDDYGDKSKLDVTQLSYNPNVNVNYKLSKSKSLRLNYSGNTLQPSLSQIKPLRQNTDQRTEFLPNDNLEGGYRNNLSASFNSYRQLKQQSLFVNAGIGNVVDNITSFVTVNPTTGQRTLQYVNVTDKQNFNANIYGSFSFKAFKKLDLNVSPGLSASYNSSYNYVTTTASEPELNHSERTNYSFSLGVYRYAKTGFNFNVNLRPGFSKMNSSVQPQLNNNAFTISNFGTFSYIFPQDFKLSIDVNQNYQGATGVYAKPIHNMYVNSYVSKKFFKDKSLETQVSVNDLFNERNGINRSQNGSSFFETQNNVINRFFMFRVIYNFTTMKGGSKNGQ from the coding sequence ATGAAAAAAATTTTATTCTTATTGTGTTTTACTGTATCCTGTTTAACGCATCTGTATGCGCAGCTTAATCCTAAAATTACAGGTGAAGTAATCGATATAAAAGATAAAGCAAAATTGGAAAAAGCTTCTGTCGTATTGTTGCGTTCGAGAGATTCTGTTATGCAGAGTTTTGACCGTACAGGCGAGAATGGGAAATTTTCTATAACGCCAAAAGATACAGGTGAGTACCTGTTGATCATAAACTATCCCCAGTATGCAGATTTCGTAAAAAAGATACATATTCAGGACCAGCCCATTGATATCGGCCCTGTAAATATGTCCAAAACGGCCATTCTGTTAGAGGAAGCGCAGGTAACAGGTCGTATCCCAGTGGTTATAAAAGGAGATACTATCGAATATGATGCTGCTAGTTTTAAGGTTGAGGAGGGCTCGAAAGTAGAGGAATTGCTCAAGGTGCTTCCGGGAATAACGATGAATGCAGACGGATCTATTACAGCACAGGGAAAAACCGTAAAAAAGGTGCTTCTGGACGGAGAGGAGTTTTTCGGAGATGATCCTACATTGATCACGAAGAACATTCGTTCGGATATGGTTTCGAAGGTTCAGGTTTATGAGAAAAAATCTGAGATGGCGACACGAACAGGTGTTGATGACGGAGAGCGTACACAGACCATTGATATCCGGCTTAAGGAAGAAAGTAAAAAAGGAATGTTTGGAGAGCTGAAAGGCGGTGCAGGACTAGAAAAATATTATTCAGGATCTCTGGCAGTCAATAAGTTTAAGGGGGCGCAGAAAATTGGTTTTTTTGGTGTCACAGGTAATGAAGGAACAGTAGGATTGGGTTATTTTTCTAATCAGAAATTCGGTGTTGGCGGATCGGATGAATCTTCCTTTGAAGGAGGCGGGATTGTTATCCGGGCAGGGGGAGGAGATGAAGGATTCAACGGAGAATATGCAGGAGGTGGAATACCGAAAGCTATAAATTCAGGAATTACATTTAGTGATAAAACGAGTAATAATAAGCACAAGATCAATTCAAATTATAAATATTCCAGACTGCAGGTGGATAACACCAATACCACATTTAGCCGGGATGAGTTGCCCGGATTTTCAAAAATCGAAAACAATAAGGATAAGACCAGTAATCTGAATAATGGCCATCAGGCCGGATTGCGATATGATCTTGAACTGGATTCCAGTTCCAATATTACCTTTAATCTGGGATACAGATTGAATAAAACGGAAAATACTTCCTTTTCTGAAGGATTGGAACAGACTCTGGATTATGAGCCTATTAATAGAACGGAAGGGCGCTCCTTCAATACTAATACAAACGAAAATGCAGACTTATCTGCCTATTATACCAAAAAGTTTAAAAAGCCGAAGCGCGCTCTTACCCTGCGGATAGCCGGAAATGTAACGATTCAAAAGGCTCAGAATCAATATTTTTCGAGTGTAGAATATGTCAATCTGGACAGTCTGGATGTCATTGATCAATTCAAGCGCAATACTGTAAATAATGATCAGCTGACGTCTTCTTTTAATTATTCCGAACCCTTGAGTAAATCGGTAACGGCAAATGTAGGATATGAATATGCCTGGTTCCAATCCAAAACACTTGAGCAGTCTTTTAACAAAGATCCGCTTACAGAAGATTATACGGATCTTGATGAAAGTGTATTAAACGATTTGACTTATCGTAATTATCGCAATACCGGAAATCTGGGTTTTAATTATATCGCTGATAAACTGATCATCAATATCAATAACAGACTGACTTCGTCTGCTAATGTAAGGGACGACTATGGGGATAAATCCAAACTGGATGTGACACAATTGTCTTATAATCCGAATGTGAACGTCAACTATAAGCTTAGTAAAAGTAAAAGTTTACGGCTTAATTATTCCGGAAATACGCTTCAGCCATCTTTAAGCCAGATAAAACCTTTGCGTCAGAATACAGATCAACGGACAGAATTTCTGCCAAATGACAATTTAGAGGGAGGATATAGAAATAACCTTTCCGCTTCCTTTAATTCGTACCGTCAGCTTAAGCAGCAATCCTTATTTGTGAATGCCGGTATTGGAAATGTGGTTGATAATATCACTTCGTTTGTAACGGTCAATCCAACTACTGGCCAGCGCACACTTCAGTATGTAAATGTCACTGATAAACAGAATTTCAACGCGAATATATACGGATCATTCTCCTTCAAAGCATTCAAAAAGTTAGATTTGAATGTGTCTCCAGGCCTTTCAGCAAGTTATAACAGTTCTTATAATTATGTAACGACAACGGCTTCGGAACCCGAGCTTAATCATAGCGAACGAACAAATTACTCTTTCAGTCTCGGGGTTTACAGATACGCCAAAACCGGGTTTAATTTTAATGTAAATCTCAGACCGGGTTTCAGCAAAATGAATTCAAGCGTTCAGCCTCAGCTTAATAACAATGCCTTTACGATCAGCAACTTCGGAACATTTAGTTATATCTTCCCTCAGGACTTTAAACTGAGCATAGATGTGAATCAAAATTACCAGGGGGCAACTGGTGTATACGCAAAGCCCATTCACAATATGTATGTGAATTCTTATGTGTCCAAGAAGTTTTTTAAAGATAAAAGTCTGGAGACCCAGGTATCTGTCAACGACCTGTTTAATGAAAGAAACGGTATTAACAGAAGTCAAAACGGCTCTAGTTTTTTCGAAACACAAAACAATGTGATAAATAGATTTTTTATGTTTAGAGTCATTTATAATTTTACAACCATGAAAGGAGGCAGTAAAAATGGTCAATAG
- a CDS encoding diacylglycerol kinase family protein, with the protein MGNLNNKLKLRVASFGYAIKGLKVLFREETNAQIHLLAAITAVILGFWLHISATEWIAVCLCIGIVIAMEALNTAIEHMANMITLEQHPGIKRIKDVAAGAVLITAIAALIVGLIIFLPKIYNLLAL; encoded by the coding sequence ATGGGTAATCTGAATAATAAACTCAAATTACGTGTAGCCAGTTTTGGCTATGCAATCAAAGGGCTTAAGGTATTATTTCGTGAGGAAACAAATGCACAAATACATTTACTGGCTGCTATAACTGCTGTTATTCTTGGGTTTTGGCTACATATATCGGCAACAGAGTGGATTGCCGTCTGCCTGTGTATCGGTATCGTTATCGCTATGGAAGCGCTCAATACTGCTATAGAGCATATGGCCAATATGATCACACTGGAACAACATCCGGGGATTAAACGTATTAAAGATGTTGCTGCCGGTGCTGTACTGATTACAGCAATAGCCGCGCTGATAGTCGGATTAATTATCTTTTTACCGAAAATTTATAATTTACTCGCGCTATGA
- the bshB1 gene encoding bacillithiol biosynthesis deacetylase BshB1 has protein sequence MKLDLLVMTVHPDDAELGAGGTIAKYVAEGKKVGIVDLTRGELGTRGTAETRTKEAQDAAEILGVVVRENLDLRDGFFENKEMEQREIIKCIRKFQPEIVITNALSDRHPDHGRASQLVYDALFLAGLRRIETEVDGKPQEAFRPRLLLQLIQDQYIRPDVVLDVSDYWHIKEKAVLAYKTQFNSSGGEDDEPQTYISNPDFMKSTEGRGKEFGRNIQVQYAEGFTSRKVLGVTDLFELI, from the coding sequence ATGAAATTAGATTTATTGGTAATGACCGTTCATCCTGATGATGCCGAATTGGGAGCAGGAGGAACGATTGCAAAATATGTAGCTGAAGGAAAGAAAGTCGGCATTGTTGACTTGACCCGAGGCGAGCTTGGTACACGCGGTACAGCTGAAACCCGAACAAAGGAAGCGCAGGATGCAGCAGAAATATTAGGAGTAGTTGTTCGGGAAAACCTGGATTTGCGGGACGGTTTTTTTGAAAATAAAGAAATGGAACAACGGGAAATCATAAAATGTATCCGTAAGTTTCAACCGGAGATTGTTATTACAAATGCTTTGTCGGACCGTCATCCGGATCACGGACGCGCGAGCCAGCTGGTCTATGACGCCTTGTTTCTGGCAGGCTTACGCCGCATAGAAACAGAAGTAGATGGCAAACCGCAGGAGGCTTTTCGTCCCAGACTTTTGCTGCAATTAATACAGGATCAGTATATCAGACCGGATGTGGTGCTGGATGTCAGCGATTACTGGCATATCAAAGAAAAGGCTGTACTGGCCTATAAAACTCAATTTAATTCTTCTGGTGGTGAGGATGATGAACCTCAGACCTATATCTCTAATCCGGATTTTATGAAATCTACGGAGGGAAGAGGGAAGGAATTCGGAAGAAATATTCAGGTGCAGTATGCTGAAGGCTTTACCAGTCGTAAGGTATTAGGTGTAACGGACTTGTTTGAACTTATATAG
- a CDS encoding glutathione peroxidase: MQSVYNFHALEFNGEKKSLEDYHDKVLLIVNTASKCVFTSQYKALERLYQKYKDQGFEVLAFPSNNFNQQEPLTGRRLETFCRLQQQVTFPVFKRTHVVGEYVDPLFKYLSHKELNGSVNIKPLWNFHKYLINRKGEVVDFFYPFTGPNSSRITRKIEALLNE, from the coding sequence ATGCAATCTGTTTACAATTTTCACGCTTTGGAGTTCAATGGCGAAAAGAAGTCGTTGGAAGATTATCATGATAAAGTATTGTTAATTGTTAACACGGCAAGTAAATGTGTGTTTACCAGTCAGTACAAAGCGTTGGAACGACTCTATCAAAAGTATAAGGACCAGGGATTTGAGGTACTGGCCTTTCCTTCTAATAATTTTAATCAACAGGAACCGCTCACAGGACGCCGGTTGGAGACATTCTGTCGTCTGCAACAGCAGGTGACCTTTCCTGTATTCAAGCGCACACATGTGGTCGGAGAATATGTGGATCCGTTGTTTAAGTATCTGTCTCATAAAGAATTAAACGGGTCTGTAAATATCAAGCCTTTATGGAATTTTCACAAATACCTGATTAACCGCAAAGGAGAGGTCGTGGATTTCTTTTACCCCTTTACAGGACCCAATTCTTCCCGCATTACGCGCAAAATCGAAGCACTTCTGAATGAATAA
- a CDS encoding DUF4294 domain-containing protein, whose translation MKIIYVPGFVLFLLLPLFGKGQTLIKPQYGGGEPEVVEHYATTTLDDGEVVPWFPIPEVVVTGKRIWSSEDAKKEYLRLRRNVLRVLPYAIYAQKRYDQLDRDLALVNDKKEQKRLIKACEEEIKEKFTKEIKNLSVSQGKILIKLVDRQTGKTSYDMVREMKGGLTAFFYQGIAKVFGHNLKSTYDSQEDFEIENIIRSFERTRPVASPPLQ comes from the coding sequence ATGAAAATTATATATGTACCCGGATTTGTGCTTTTTCTGCTCCTTCCTCTTTTTGGAAAAGGGCAGACATTGATTAAGCCTCAGTATGGTGGAGGCGAACCGGAAGTGGTAGAGCATTATGCCACTACTACATTGGATGACGGAGAAGTGGTGCCCTGGTTTCCTATACCGGAAGTGGTCGTGACGGGCAAACGTATATGGAGCAGTGAAGACGCTAAGAAGGAATACCTCAGACTTAGAAGAAATGTGCTGCGCGTATTACCGTACGCGATCTATGCACAAAAGAGATATGATCAACTGGACAGAGATCTGGCATTGGTCAATGATAAAAAAGAACAAAAAAGACTGATTAAAGCCTGCGAAGAAGAAATTAAAGAAAAGTTTACCAAGGAAATAAAAAATCTGTCGGTGTCACAGGGGAAAATATTAATCAAACTGGTGGACAGACAGACCGGAAAAACAAGCTATGATATGGTGAGAGAAATGAAAGGCGGACTTACCGCATTTTTCTATCAGGGTATCGCAAAAGTATTTGGTCACAACCTGAAAAGCACATACGATAGTCAGGAGGATTTTGAGATCGAAAACATTATCAGAAGTTTTGAGAGAACGCGCCCGGTAGCATCTCCGCCGCTTCAATAA
- a CDS encoding RelA/SpoT family protein, protein MKEYVIDIEAENKEIRKRYRDLLRACKPTLQRGDKQEIRKAFDLALESHKEMRRKSGEPYIFHPIAVAKIAADEIGLGTTSIVCALLHDVVEDTAITLQEIEDQFGKKVARIIDGLTKISGIFDPNSSMQAENFRKMLLTLADDVRVILIKLADRLHNMRTMEFMARDKQLKIASETSYLYAPLAHRLGLYAIKSELEDLSMKYTDPDTYKFIAKKLNEKKAEREKFISDFVGPVKEILEEQGIKAEVFGRPKSIHSIWNKMRKKSIPFEEVYDLFAIRIIIDTDYEKEKTECWKAYSIVTDLYRPNPDRLRDWVSSPKGNGYESLHTTVMGPRGQWVEVQIRTKRMNEIAEKGFAAHWKYKESNSDSGLDQWIQKVRDVLSSADSNALDFVDDFKMNLFSDEIFIFTPKGTLIQLPNDATALDFAFEIHSDIGATCIGAKVNHKLVPLSHKLQNGDQVEIITSGKQVPKEDWLNFVVTAKAKSKIRSSLKEEKRRVAEDGKEILERKLKSLKITYNTDNINKISNYFKFPSSQELFYNVAKGTIDIKNLRDYAASEKLIDTSPSQFSSHISGLVEKINKKDLDTLLIGDDLQEVDYTLAPCCNPIPGDDVFGFLTVNDGIKIHRTSCPNASKLMANYGYRILKAKWASSTSNNVAFLTGLRIVGIDDVGLVNKITTVISQEFKVNIRSLSISSNEGIFEGNIMVFVNDTDQLDNLIKNLKHISGITGVTRYESEN, encoded by the coding sequence ATGAAAGAGTATGTGATTGATATTGAAGCTGAAAACAAAGAAATTCGCAAAAGATATAGAGATTTATTGAGAGCGTGCAAGCCGACTTTACAACGCGGCGACAAACAAGAGATACGTAAAGCATTTGATCTGGCTCTGGAAAGTCATAAGGAAATGCGCCGCAAATCGGGCGAGCCTTATATTTTCCACCCTATCGCTGTAGCCAAAATTGCTGCGGACGAGATCGGACTTGGTACTACATCGATTGTATGTGCACTGTTGCATGATGTCGTTGAAGATACAGCTATCACCTTACAGGAAATTGAAGATCAGTTTGGGAAAAAAGTGGCCCGCATCATCGATGGCCTAACCAAAATATCGGGTATATTCGATCCGAACAGCTCTATGCAGGCGGAAAATTTCCGTAAAATGCTGCTGACGCTGGCGGATGATGTACGCGTAATCCTTATTAAACTGGCAGACCGCTTACATAATATGCGGACAATGGAGTTTATGGCGCGCGACAAGCAGTTGAAGATTGCTTCTGAAACAAGCTATCTCTACGCTCCGCTGGCTCACAGATTAGGACTGTATGCGATTAAGTCCGAACTGGAAGACCTTTCCATGAAGTATACCGATCCGGATACCTATAAATTTATAGCGAAAAAGCTGAATGAAAAGAAAGCAGAACGTGAGAAATTTATTTCGGATTTTGTCGGACCGGTTAAAGAGATTCTGGAAGAACAGGGGATTAAAGCTGAAGTATTCGGCCGTCCTAAATCTATTCATTCTATCTGGAACAAGATGCGCAAAAAGTCTATACCTTTTGAAGAAGTATATGACCTGTTTGCGATCCGTATCATTATAGACACGGATTATGAAAAAGAGAAAACAGAATGCTGGAAGGCTTATTCTATTGTGACGGATCTATACAGACCAAATCCGGATCGCTTGCGCGACTGGGTATCCTCTCCTAAAGGAAACGGATACGAATCTCTGCATACAACTGTAATGGGTCCGCGTGGACAATGGGTAGAAGTACAGATACGCACCAAACGCATGAATGAGATTGCAGAAAAAGGATTTGCGGCACACTGGAAATACAAAGAATCCAATTCGGACAGCGGACTGGATCAGTGGATTCAGAAAGTAAGAGATGTACTGAGCAGTGCTGATTCGAATGCGCTGGACTTTGTGGATGATTTTAAAATGAATCTTTTCTCGGATGAGATTTTCATTTTTACGCCCAAAGGAACGCTTATTCAGTTGCCCAATGATGCCACAGCCCTGGATTTTGCCTTTGAGATACATTCGGATATCGGTGCGACCTGTATCGGTGCTAAAGTCAACCACAAGCTTGTACCACTGAGTCATAAGTTACAGAACGGTGATCAGGTCGAGATCATCACTTCTGGTAAGCAGGTACCCAAAGAAGATTGGCTCAACTTTGTCGTAACGGCCAAAGCCAAGTCCAAAATACGCTCGTCTCTCAAAGAGGAAAAGCGCCGCGTGGCGGAAGACGGCAAGGAAATACTGGAGCGCAAACTAAAATCGCTGAAGATTACCTATAACACTGATAATATCAATAAGATTTCTAATTATTTTAAGTTTCCGAGCTCACAGGAATTATTTTACAATGTGGCCAAAGGAACTATAGATATCAAAAATCTGCGCGATTATGCAGCCAGTGAAAAACTGATTGACACTTCGCCAAGTCAGTTTAGCTCCCACATCAGCGGATTAGTAGAAAAAATAAATAAGAAAGACCTGGATACGTTGTTGATTGGCGACGATCTCCAGGAAGTAGATTATACGCTGGCACCTTGTTGTAATCCTATTCCCGGAGATGATGTATTCGGATTTCTGACAGTAAATGACGGCATAAAAATACACCGTACAAGCTGTCCGAATGCGTCTAAGCTGATGGCCAACTACGGATACCGTATTCTGAAAGCTAAATGGGCTTCTTCAACATCCAACAATGTGGCTTTCCTTACCGGATTGCGTATTGTCGGAATCGATGACGTCGGATTGGTCAACAAGATTACTACCGTTATATCTCAGGAGTTTAAGGTCAATATCCGCTCGCTGTCTATATCAAGTAATGAGGGTATTTTTGAAGGAAATATCATGGTATTTGTCAACGATACAGATCAGTTGGATAATCTGATTAAAAACCTCAAACATATCAGCGGAATAACCGGAGTGACACGATATGAATCGGAGAATTAA